In Stieleria sp. JC731, one genomic interval encodes:
- a CDS encoding DUF1559 domain-containing protein: MNCTNNMRSVGLAIKNYHAAFKRYPSPDFGGHSWRIRCLPFVMASPMYSEYRFDERWNSPNNITIDTRPFQSKKIVDENADVPMEVLGIPYPYPCPYSDNAHFASYLMLVGDNAFGKPSGWRKNSELLDDPESTIAVVETTDTTTHWLSPSDLNVATMSFTVNDGPNSISSRHPRGPVVLFCDWAIYRLNPSIDEDTLKAMVTISGGEELSRELLIERGLLLEP; the protein is encoded by the coding sequence ATGAATTGCACCAACAACATGCGTTCTGTTGGTCTTGCGATCAAGAACTACCACGCTGCATTCAAGCGTTACCCGTCACCAGATTTCGGCGGGCACAGTTGGCGTATTCGATGCCTTCCGTTCGTGATGGCATCCCCGATGTACTCAGAGTATCGATTCGACGAGCGATGGAATTCACCCAACAACATCACAATTGACACGCGCCCGTTTCAGAGCAAGAAGATCGTTGACGAGAATGCCGACGTGCCAATGGAGGTTCTGGGAATTCCCTACCCGTATCCTTGCCCGTATTCCGATAATGCACATTTCGCGTCGTATCTAATGCTCGTTGGTGACAACGCATTCGGAAAACCCAGCGGTTGGCGAAAAAATTCCGAGCTACTAGACGATCCGGAATCAACCATAGCAGTTGTCGAAACGACCGATACGACGACCCACTGGCTCTCCCCTAGTGATCTAAACGTTGCGACTATGTCTTTTACTGTTAACGACGGCCCGAACTCAATTTCAAGTCGGCATCCAAGAGGTCCAGTTGTGCTTTTTTGCGACTGGGCTATTTATCGATTGAATCCATCGATCGATGAAGATACGTTGAAAGCTATGGTTACGATTAGCGGTGGCGAGGAACTTTCACGCGAACTCCTTATTGAGCGTGGATTGCTGCTCGAGCCGTAA